A window from Intestinimonas massiliensis (ex Afouda et al. 2020) encodes these proteins:
- the aroE gene encoding shikimate dehydrogenase, with translation MQVELKNTTKKLCVIGDPVLHSKSPLIQNTMIRALGLDYVYLCQPVKAGRAAAWLDAAREAGYAGFNATMPHKLDLVPRMDELDQDAALYQSVNTVCIRNGKLYGCNTDGRGFIRALADAGVDPAGRRVLLLGSGGAAKAVALKLVQQGAASVTVCNRTAAKAEELCQHAPAVMKAAGFDQATLRREAARAELLVNCTSLGMAGTGGQFEDLSFLKELPPAAAVCDLIYHPAETELLCRAREAGHPALNGLGMLIYQAVYALEHFADVALDAGAMRALVEQALKEL, from the coding sequence ATGCAGGTAGAATTGAAGAATACCACCAAGAAGCTCTGCGTCATCGGGGACCCGGTGCTCCACTCCAAATCCCCTCTGATCCAGAACACCATGATCCGGGCGCTGGGACTGGACTATGTTTATTTATGTCAACCGGTGAAGGCGGGGCGGGCGGCGGCCTGGCTGGATGCTGCCCGGGAGGCGGGGTACGCCGGATTCAATGCCACCATGCCCCATAAGCTGGACCTCGTGCCCCGCATGGACGAACTGGACCAGGACGCGGCGCTGTACCAATCGGTGAATACGGTTTGTATAAGAAATGGTAAATTATACGGATGCAACACGGACGGACGGGGCTTTATCCGGGCTTTGGCCGACGCAGGCGTGGACCCGGCGGGCCGGCGGGTCCTGCTGTTGGGCTCCGGCGGCGCGGCCAAGGCCGTGGCTTTGAAGCTGGTTCAGCAGGGGGCGGCCTCGGTGACGGTGTGCAACCGGACTGCGGCCAAGGCAGAAGAATTATGTCAACATGCCCCGGCTGTGATGAAGGCGGCAGGCTTCGACCAGGCCACTCTGCGGCGGGAGGCGGCCCGGGCCGAGCTGCTGGTCAACTGCACCAGCCTGGGCATGGCCGGGACCGGCGGGCAGTTTGAGGACCTGAGCTTTCTGAAGGAGTTGCCCCCGGCGGCGGCGGTGTGCGACCTCATCTACCACCCGGCGGAGACCGAGCTGCTGTGCCGGGCCCGGGAGGCGGGGCATCCCGCCCTCAACGGTCTGGGCATGCTGATCTATCAGGCGGTATACGCGCTGGAGCACTTCGCGGACGTGGCGCTGGACGCCGGAGCCATGCGGGCCCTGGTGGAGCAGGCCCTCAAGGAGCTGTAA